TGTTTTTACTAATTGTTTGAATTACATTTAGACTCTCCAAATTGATTAGTAATATTAATCAACCCTCACAttattttatactaaaaaatattagagaataatatatatcatattttgctatctcacctaacagtttaagctattgggttgaattggttttttaacatggtatcagagttttgatgacCTAACAATCacaagtttgaatctcaccatcctcatttatttaataaaaatgaagcaCAATATAATATGAGTCTGTGTAAATTTCAAGTCTAAAGAACTTTCACTTGAGaagatgtgttagagaataatataaattatatcttaaaactttatttaacaacttaaattattagattgagatgattatttgataaaaaaaaataaaaacatacatgTTAGCAACATCTGAAAATCTTTTATATTCAGTTATGTCTATATAAAATCCTTGGCGTATATAGCGAGTGAATGAtcggttaaaattaaaatgaatccaACTTTCTCAACATTAATCTTTGGATCATGATCTTATAATTCTTGGTACTATTTTACCCTTGTATTGTGAGACATTGTTTTTGTACGAGTACAAGAcgatttttattcaataatccaTATTAAAAAACGATAAACAACCAACTAAATAGAAGCAGATTATAAATTTAGTCCTTACAGttcagcaaaaataaataattaatccttgtaggttaaaaattatataattaatctttatgtttttaaaatggtttataGTATAGTATTTttgttcaaagaaaaataaataaataaataaagagaaggtAAAATGGGGAAATTGGACTATAAAAGAAGATAGttttagaagagaaaaaaactactaAATTGAGGATTATCAATGCAAGGAACTATTTAATTATGTCTGACAAAACAGAGACTGAATagttatttttgataaattataagGACTAAGttatgatttaataattaaaatagtctTACAAATTTTCTTATAGCAACAATTCAATAAACAACAAgcccaaatttattttactgAGCAATCTCTGTGATTCAGATAGTTTCAATCATATAAATTTTGAAGAACCAATACAATATTAGACGAACAGCTGTTCATTATCCAATTCTCTTATTCTGACCAAGAGTCATCACAATTTTAGCAATCCCTGTGGAGTGCAGATTTAGCTCTAGGGTGGCATGCTTACAGATAAAGAAATGGTTGAAGGGATTTAGCATGTAAATCAAGACAAGTCAAAATCTTGTCTGCTAAATTTCTCCATCTCTTTCTTGAAGGCAGGCATGTGTGTTTCTTGCAAGGTTACCAGCACCTTGAACCCATCCTTCTTGCCTGCATTTGCAGAAGAATAAGGCAAGAAAAAGCACGGCACAACACTTCCGAGTAGTTTTCTTGAAAGTGGCAAGACAGTGACCGGACCTCCCCACCCAAAATCAACAGTTGAATGTCCCAGGTGCCTCCAATCTGTGAACCCACTCACTCTGTTTCCTGCTGTAATGCCATCTCCATAATGTAGTTCTTGAAAATCAATGAATGAGCGGACGTACTCATCGGTTGCGTTGATTTTGCTCTTTTTAATCAGCTCAGCTGTTTTCCAAACTGGTTGCTCTATCAGCTCTCTGGCACAGAGTTGAGCATACATCGGAACACAACCATTGCCCCAATAGCCAGCAGGTAATGGTGGCTTTACTAGTTTTCGTATATTGATTGAATAGGCGAACTTCACATTCTCATCACCTGGAACCCCTGAGGCTTTAACCCTGTTAAGTCAATAATGAATTAGAATTAAGAGGAACAACATGATCCAAGCCATAACACATTGAATATTGCTGGCAATTTCTAtagtttcaataaaataatttatcttgaCTTGAGTTTGAGTatccttatgatttttttctctcccaagTAAGAGCCAAGAACATGCAAGATTGGCTTATATACCACCTGCTAATTGACTtctactttattttttgtttttaatttttgcaaatgAGGCAAAAATATGAAATGCACCCATCAAGTAATGGCGATGTTAGGTGATGCACAAACTACCTAATTGACTTACTTTGCCCGCCATATGAATGCACCCAAGGCTTCAAACGTGGTAAAGCTAGAGCCACTCTTCTCAAACAACACCTTCTTGAACTTCTCCAACCACTCATCCTTCACAGGAAAGCACTCCCTCACAACCTCACCAACCACCTGACCGTAAGGCTCAGACCCTTTCTCCAACCCCAAAAACTCCCTCACCACTCCCTCAGCTCGGGGCGGGTCTCTCGGACCCAACAAGCGCGCCCGGTCCCAAACTGGATTAGCTGAAATCCGACCCACACCACGTGCCAACTCTGccataacattaaaaaactgGGTTGCCCCAAGCCCATCACACAAACCATGGTGTATGGCAGCACCTAATGTCCATCCACCACACTCAAACACCGTGACTTGGAGAACACACGGGTTAGCCAGCCCATAATCTTGATCCGGGTCAGGAACTAACCCGTCCAGAAAATTCGGGTCCGAGTCATCAAGGTAGTTCAGTTTTTCCAACGTGCAGTTTACAGTTGCATTGATAAGAGGCACACCTAAATGGTCCCGAGTGCAAAACAGCTCCAGACGGTCATCCACCTGGCCTCGGCGGAGAGTGGCTGCAAGAGGGTAGTAGTGAACAAGAGCAGAGGAAAGCGCAGCAGCGATGACGTTGAAAGGATGGCCACCATTGCTGGTGGTGGTGTTAACGTAGACACGAAGGTAGCGAAATGTCACATTAAGGTTGCGGTCGGTGTCAAGGTGGGAGAGAGGGAGTGTATGGTCTTGAGAGAAAGGGGGCGTAGAAGGGCGAATGGGAATGGTTTCTTTGATGTGAATTTCTTCCATTGTTGTCGATAGTGTAGTTTTGTTTCTAGGCGGATTCTACTATTTAACGTTGTTGCTGTTGTCGAGATCTTAGGTGGGTTATTTGGTGCTTTGATTCATGGATCAGTAGTTGTTCGCTAATGGCCTTTTGGATTTTGAGGAGGACATGCATATCTACAAGAGTGGCGGGTTGAATAATGCTGCTGTGTAGGAGGGGGCGACGTGTAGCGTGCCATGGCCACAACTACttatttgaatttgtatttgAGAAATCGAAAGTCAATAATGATGGTAGGtggctaactttttttttttttatcttttattgggTAATCATGAGTTAATTTacgtgtattttaattaatttcaaaaaaataagtgaCTAATCGAACGATGCTGTAATCAATCTTTTCAAGTTTATagtttcttttagttttagttttaattgacgtgaaaattaattgaagaatatatctttttttaaataaaaaattaatcattatatatttattcatgATATTTATCTTCTCTCATGTGAAACatgattgtttatataaaaatttagcaatgacattttatttgcaaatcatgttttttttctttttatatatatataaggctgATTTATTTGGACTACATTTTATTCTAGATCCAATTAAATATATGCCATTGATACTGAGACTACtaggtttatgaaaaaaattatgtatccTTGTGGCttaatcttgaaattaattatatccccatttgtaattaattttaatttctcaagggctagaatttatttgttttttacttctttttttggttcCAATCAGCCTATATATCCATGAAATATATATGTCGgccctaaattaaaaataattcggGCTATAGGCCAGTATTTTAAGAGCAGCCCACCCTTTGAGCAACCATTGTCCACCAT
The DNA window shown above is from Populus trichocarpa isolate Nisqually-1 chromosome 4, P.trichocarpa_v4.1, whole genome shotgun sequence and carries:
- the LOC7470228 gene encoding spermidine sinapoyl-CoA acyltransferase; the protein is MEEIHIKETIPIRPSTPPFSQDHTLPLSHLDTDRNLNVTFRYLRVYVNTTTSNGGHPFNVIAAALSSALVHYYPLAATLRRGQVDDRLELFCTRDHLGVPLINATVNCTLEKLNYLDDSDPNFLDGLVPDPDQDYGLANPCVLQVTVFECGGWTLGAAIHHGLCDGLGATQFFNVMAELARGVGRISANPVWDRARLLGPRDPPRAEGVVREFLGLEKGSEPYGQVVGEVVRECFPVKDEWLEKFKKVLFEKSGSSFTTFEALGAFIWRAKVKASGVPGDENVKFAYSINIRKLVKPPLPAGYWGNGCVPMYAQLCARELIEQPVWKTAELIKKSKINATDEYVRSFIDFQELHYGDGITAGNRVSGFTDWRHLGHSTVDFGWGGPVTVLPLSRKLLGSVVPCFFLPYSSANAGKKDGFKVLVTLQETHMPAFKKEMEKFSRQDFDLS